The following are encoded together in the Candidatus Aminicenantes bacterium genome:
- a CDS encoding erythromycin esterase family protein, with product MIRPRGRAVIAKSAIALLVLCLPGFLAAQGASPRVRSDWAASARAEHHPLTTLEAGAPDDSDLLFLDAALAGRRIVALGESAHGVAEFSLVKVRLIKYLHEKLGYDVIAFESSIFEAWAADRRAAGQAAETTLRDSLFGVWHNRETLELFEYLRGTKSTDHPLILAGFDVQISSARGAAERPRILSEAIGRVDPAYAAEVERRDGEFVVRFGDPSWLQANAGAFRTFYANLAWWLGANAPALAAAHPESPELPAILRRTALSMDAFILERTRTGAARTNAREAGMADNVTTLAREIYPGRKIILWGHNAHIGRSPAADGSFSVVPLGTRLAQAFGDAYYAIGLFAGRGEACGNDRTPYALTPPRDNGLEAILLAAGPGALMVDLAGARPNRLNTWMSSLLPAKDWGFRDTALVPRERFDGLLFIRDVHRPDYLDAESEDGREAPTLPQAPEL from the coding sequence ATGATTCGCCCCAGAGGCCGAGCCGTCATCGCGAAAAGCGCCATCGCGCTCCTTGTTCTCTGCCTGCCGGGCTTCCTTGCGGCCCAGGGAGCTTCCCCCCGCGTCCGATCCGATTGGGCGGCCTCGGCGCGGGCCGAGCACCATCCCCTGACGACGCTCGAAGCCGGCGCCCCGGATGACTCGGACCTTCTTTTCCTCGACGCCGCCCTGGCCGGAAGACGGATCGTCGCCCTCGGCGAAAGCGCCCACGGCGTCGCCGAGTTCAGCCTAGTCAAAGTCCGCCTGATCAAATATCTACATGAGAAGCTGGGCTACGACGTCATCGCCTTCGAGAGCTCGATCTTCGAAGCCTGGGCGGCCGACCGGCGGGCTGCCGGCCAAGCCGCGGAAACAACGCTGCGGGACTCGCTCTTCGGCGTCTGGCACAATCGCGAAACCCTGGAGCTGTTCGAGTACCTCAGGGGGACCAAGTCGACGGACCACCCGCTCATCCTGGCCGGCTTCGACGTTCAGATCAGCTCGGCCCGCGGCGCCGCGGAAAGGCCGCGGATCCTGAGCGAAGCGATCGGGCGCGTCGATCCGGCCTACGCCGCGGAAGTCGAGCGCCGAGACGGCGAGTTCGTCGTCCGCTTCGGCGATCCCTCATGGCTCCAGGCGAACGCGGGCGCGTTCCGGACGTTTTACGCCAACCTGGCCTGGTGGCTTGGGGCCAACGCCCCGGCGCTCGCGGCCGCCCATCCGGAGTCGCCCGAGCTGCCCGCCATCCTGCGCCGGACGGCCTTGTCCATGGACGCCTTCATCCTCGAGCGGACCCGGACCGGCGCTGCGCGCACGAACGCGAGGGAAGCCGGAATGGCCGATAACGTCACCACGCTGGCCCGCGAAATCTACCCCGGCCGCAAGATCATCCTCTGGGGTCACAATGCCCACATCGGACGCTCTCCCGCCGCGGACGGCTCTTTTTCGGTTGTGCCGCTGGGCACGCGGCTGGCCCAAGCCTTCGGCGATGCGTATTACGCCATCGGCCTGTTCGCCGGCCGGGGCGAAGCCTGCGGGAACGACCGGACGCCATACGCGCTGACGCCGCCGCGCGATAATGGGCTGGAAGCCATCCTCCTGGCGGCGGGCCCCGGTGCGCTGATGGTCGATTTGGCCGGCGCCAGGCCGAACCGGCTGAACACCTGGATGTCCAGCCTGCTCCCGGCCAAGGACTGGGGCTTCCGGGACACGGCCCTCGTCCCACGCGAGCGGTTCGACGGCCTGCTTTTCATCCGCGACGTTCACCGGCCGGATTATCTCGACGCCGAATCCGAGGACGGGCGGGAAGCTCCAACCTTGCCCCAAGCCCCCGAGCTCTGA
- a CDS encoding M28 family peptidase, giving the protein MIRLSPKYTQDLLARTRAMIDRCHPRLPGSPGCLRAAEEIRREMAKSCDRSHLEEFAQHPASFFLMNRVLAASYLLAGACFFLGGIATGAAAALFSLGTVYIINNFVFLGRFFDPLFPKKAGANAVGIMEPALEVRQQIILTGHHDSTPVCRFIEKRQWAYAFRMVLPIAFHLIANVGAFFLAAGIWSEPAAGGVRAFLKVAILAGGLFVVPMFWYYGRQASPGASDNLATCLALVKLAEIIRSGEAGRLNHTRLIFLSLDGEENGQRGSFAYAHRHRGELREMKSMVFNMDTLSRTRDLAFLKTDTNGLTRLSARLTGEGLRIAAELGRPVRAIRFPLGGGGTDAGQFARVGVESVSLIGISTHFVRRDVDYHTSRDTVDAIEPAAVEAGLEIALNFVLETDRTASEPS; this is encoded by the coding sequence GTGATCCGCCTATCGCCCAAATACACCCAGGATCTCCTGGCCCGCACGCGGGCGATGATCGACCGCTGCCACCCGCGCCTCCCGGGCAGCCCAGGCTGTCTGCGAGCCGCCGAAGAGATCCGGCGCGAGATGGCAAAATCCTGCGACCGCTCTCATCTCGAAGAATTCGCCCAACACCCGGCGTCCTTCTTTCTGATGAACCGGGTTTTGGCCGCCTCCTACCTGCTGGCCGGAGCCTGTTTTTTCCTCGGCGGCATCGCGACAGGAGCGGCCGCGGCTCTCTTTTCCCTCGGGACCGTTTACATCATCAACAACTTCGTTTTCCTGGGGCGCTTCTTCGATCCCCTCTTCCCCAAGAAAGCCGGCGCCAACGCGGTCGGGATCATGGAACCGGCCCTCGAGGTCCGCCAGCAGATCATCCTGACCGGCCATCACGACAGCACGCCGGTCTGCCGCTTCATTGAAAAGCGCCAATGGGCCTATGCCTTTCGGATGGTTCTGCCGATAGCGTTCCATCTCATCGCCAATGTCGGGGCCTTTTTTTTGGCGGCTGGAATCTGGTCCGAACCCGCCGCCGGCGGCGTCCGCGCCTTCCTGAAGGTCGCGATCCTCGCCGGAGGCCTCTTCGTCGTTCCCATGTTTTGGTACTACGGCCGGCAGGCGTCCCCGGGCGCCTCGGACAATCTCGCCACCTGCCTGGCGCTGGTCAAGCTGGCGGAAATCATCCGAAGCGGAGAAGCCGGACGGCTGAATCACACCCGTCTTATCTTCTTGAGCCTGGACGGCGAGGAGAACGGCCAGAGGGGATCGTTCGCCTACGCCCATAGACACCGCGGCGAGCTTCGGGAGATGAAGTCCATGGTGTTCAACATGGATACCCTTAGCCGGACGCGGGATCTCGCGTTCCTGAAAACGGACACGAACGGCCTGACCCGCTTGTCGGCGCGTCTCACCGGCGAGGGCCTGCGGATCGCCGCCGAGCTCGGCCGCCCCGTCCGCGCCATCCGGTTCCCCTTGGGCGGCGGAGGGACGGACGCGGGACAGTTCGCCCGCGTCGGCGTCGAGTCGGTCTCTCTCATCGGCATTTCGACGCACTTCGTCCGGAGGGACGTCGATTACCACACCTCGCGCGACACCGTGGACGCGATCGAGCCCGCAGCCGTCGAAGCAGGCTTGGAAATCGCGCTCAACTTCGTTTTGGAGACGGATCGCACGGCCTCCGAGCCCTCTTAA
- a CDS encoding M14 family metallopeptidase — protein sequence MTTQTNHHRGRGAAALGLAVLGLATILGLPSSFASQTAPAKLQLSPGGSHGELDFPISWKRYYAYGEWTKIIAELQKKYPHLADISSIGKSRLGRDQFLLTISAKAAGPADKKPALWVDGAIHGNEVNGITCSLYLAWSLLTRYDYDPRIHDLVDRLTFYILPGLNVDANDSYVVFPNTANNPREPFRPWDDDGDGLYDEDQTEDVDGDGELSIMYAEDPQGEFQLSPDKRRFVAAADPREEVRRFRRIGTEGFDNDGDGRINEDDLGGPDPNRNFPFDWSLANGYPYPLSEQETRNVYEFWLGHANIFASFHYHNTGKLIMFAAPQAARAALAPDQQRLRAEQVARQLEELRKTNRYAQLFDRVVDRDVQNDMAVQTDIVTMGARILKDYRPTPSGAVGQAQANSYFTRGAFAYLIELWGTPLDGDVNADGRVDDEEYMQWIDVELGGEGWINPHPFNHPDLGPIWIGGTARKHMTRTPPARYIEDEALRNSQFALYCASQFPRVAFGDVAVKPVAADLLWVEVTVKNDSAYPTFSDQSLKLKQAVPDRLLFAGSESVKLIEVPARDTSLGEAGAAPAHGAGKTTEFRLLAKDAKTFAYLVKLDGSSGWAEFTVESKAGGTAKKRVELKAGR from the coding sequence TCCTCTTTCGCCTCCCAGACCGCCCCGGCCAAGCTGCAGCTTTCGCCAGGAGGCTCCCACGGCGAGCTCGATTTCCCCATCTCCTGGAAGCGTTACTACGCCTACGGCGAGTGGACCAAGATCATCGCCGAGCTGCAGAAGAAATACCCTCACCTGGCCGATATTTCCTCTATCGGCAAGAGCCGGCTGGGCCGCGATCAATTCCTGCTGACGATCTCCGCCAAAGCCGCCGGCCCGGCCGACAAGAAGCCGGCCCTATGGGTCGACGGCGCCATCCACGGCAACGAGGTCAACGGCATCACCTGCTCGCTCTACCTGGCCTGGAGCCTGCTGACCCGCTACGACTACGACCCCCGCATCCACGACTTGGTCGACCGGCTGACCTTCTATATCCTGCCCGGCCTCAACGTGGACGCCAACGATTCTTACGTCGTCTTCCCCAACACCGCCAACAACCCCCGCGAGCCGTTCCGGCCCTGGGACGACGACGGGGACGGCCTGTATGACGAGGACCAGACCGAGGACGTGGACGGCGACGGCGAGCTGTCGATCATGTACGCCGAGGACCCCCAAGGCGAATTCCAGCTATCGCCGGACAAGCGCCGCTTCGTCGCCGCAGCGGACCCTCGCGAGGAAGTCCGCCGTTTCCGTCGAATCGGGACCGAGGGCTTCGACAACGACGGCGACGGGCGGATCAACGAGGACGACCTGGGCGGCCCGGATCCCAACCGCAATTTCCCCTTCGATTGGTCGCTGGCCAATGGTTACCCCTACCCGTTAAGCGAGCAGGAGACGCGCAACGTCTACGAGTTCTGGCTGGGCCACGCCAACATCTTTGCTTCGTTCCACTATCATAATACGGGCAAGCTGATCATGTTCGCCGCCCCCCAGGCGGCCCGGGCAGCCCTGGCCCCCGACCAGCAGCGGCTGCGGGCCGAACAGGTCGCCCGCCAATTGGAGGAGCTGCGCAAGACCAACCGGTACGCCCAGCTCTTCGACCGCGTCGTCGACCGGGATGTCCAGAACGACATGGCCGTGCAGACCGACATCGTGACCATGGGCGCCCGCATTCTCAAGGACTACCGGCCGACGCCCAGCGGCGCGGTCGGCCAGGCTCAGGCCAACTCCTACTTCACCCGCGGCGCCTTCGCCTATCTCATCGAGCTGTGGGGGACGCCGTTGGACGGCGACGTCAACGCCGACGGCCGGGTGGACGACGAGGAATACATGCAGTGGATCGACGTCGAGCTGGGCGGCGAGGGCTGGATCAACCCTCATCCGTTCAACCATCCCGACCTGGGTCCGATCTGGATCGGCGGCACGGCCCGCAAGCACATGACCCGGACGCCGCCGGCCCGCTACATCGAGGACGAGGCGCTGCGCAATTCCCAGTTCGCGCTTTATTGCGCCTCGCAGTTCCCTCGGGTCGCATTCGGCGACGTCGCGGTCAAGCCCGTCGCGGCCGATCTGCTTTGGGTCGAAGTCACGGTCAAAAACGATTCGGCCTACCCGACCTTCTCCGACCAATCCCTGAAGCTCAAACAGGCGGTCCCGGATCGTCTGCTCTTCGCCGGCTCGGAGAGCGTCAAGCTCATCGAGGTGCCGGCTCGGGACACCTCCCTGGGCGAAGCGGGAGCGGCGCCCGCGCACGGCGCCGGGAAGACGACCGAATTCCGGCTCCTGGCCAAAGACGCCAAGACGTTTGCCTATCTAGTCAAGTTGGACGGATCGAGCGGCTGGGCCGAATTCACCGTCGAGTCCAAAGCCGGAGGGACGGCCAAGAAACGGGTCGAGCTGAAGGCCGGCCGATGA
- a CDS encoding OmpH family outer membrane protein — translation MNRIRSLSIALAVAALAGSGAAQTKLGCINAQEVFEKSSEGKKVTARLQEAERQNTTALARLDDEIRALQTKLQAQKLTLTEVAAAQLTSDLDKKTIERKRKAEDAYAAWNELRDRLFQKLQEELLAIIGQLGKENGYDLIIDVAKSGAAYWSPAVDLSVEVIKRYDASKASVK, via the coding sequence ATGAATCGAATTCGGAGTCTGTCGATCGCTTTGGCCGTGGCCGCCTTGGCCGGCTCCGGCGCGGCTCAGACGAAGCTGGGATGCATCAACGCCCAGGAGGTCTTCGAAAAATCATCCGAAGGGAAGAAGGTGACGGCCCGTTTGCAGGAAGCCGAACGGCAGAATACGACGGCCTTGGCCCGGCTGGACGACGAAATCCGGGCTCTCCAGACGAAGCTCCAAGCCCAAAAGCTGACCCTGACCGAAGTGGCGGCCGCTCAGCTGACGTCCGATCTGGACAAGAAAACTATCGAGCGGAAGCGAAAGGCCGAAGACGCCTATGCCGCTTGGAACGAGCTCCGGGACCGATTATTCCAGAAGCTTCAGGAGGAGCTCCTAGCCATCATCGGCCAGCTCGGGAAGGAAAACGGTTACGATCTGATCATTGACGTGGCTAAGAGCGGAGCCGCTTATTGGAGCCCGGCGGTCGATCTGTCCGTGGAGGTGATCAAGAGATACGACGCCTCAAAAGCGTCGGTAAAATAG